The Kribbella sp. HUAS MG21 genome includes the window CTGGGCCCTCGCGCACCCGGCCGAATACGGACTGATCTACGGCAGCCCGGTCCCTGGGTACGCCGCTCCGCAGGACACCGTCGAGCCCGCTACCAAGGTGATCCTGCTGCTGGCCGCGATCGTCGCCGACGCCGGCGACCGCCTGGACCCGCCACCCGCGCCGCTCCCCGCGCGCCTCGGCAGCGACCTGCACCGCCTCATCGCCGACCGGGACGGCGTCGCGACCGAGGAGCAGCTCGACCGCATCCTCGTCGCCTGGACCCATCTGTACGGCGTTCTGAGTTTCGAGGTCTTCGGGCGCCTCGACCTCATGATCGAGGCCCGCGCCGAGTACTTCGAGCACCACATGCACCTGATGGCGGACCTGGCAGGCCTCCCCGCGTAACAGTGGGGCGGAACGGTGTCCGCCCCACTGCGCTCCTCTTCGTCAGGAGGTGGCCGCCAAAGCGTTCACCATCCCGGCACCGAAGAAGGTGGTGCTCGACGGACCGCCGGTGCACTGGCGGACGTCGTCAGCCGGCCAGGTGGCCGGGCAGGCCTTCGGTGTCGCCGTACGGCGAAGCTCCGCGGCTACGGCACCTGGGCTCCAGTTGGGATGGAGTTCCCGGATCAGCGCCGCGACACCTGCCGCGTGCGGCGATGCCATGGACGTTCCGCTGATCCAGACCCAGCGGCCGCCGTTGGCGTCCTCGACCGCGCGGCCCGCGGCGGCCAGGGCCTCCCACTGACCGGTGGCGTCGGTGCTCGACCAGCCGGCGAGGATGCGGCCGAACGTCGTACCAGGAGTCTGGGCCGCGTCGCCGCCAGGCGCCGTCACGTCCACGGTCGGACCGCCGACGTTGGAGTAGCTGGCGAGCGTGTTGACACCGGAC containing:
- a CDS encoding WHG domain-containing protein; amino-acid sequence: MSAPSLRARVRSEMSQEIKAVARRHLATDGANLSLRAVARDLDIVASALYRYFPSRDALLTALIVDAYDDLAAAASAAESAVPRDDLRGRWLAACQGVRGWALAHPAEYGLIYGSPVPGYAAPQDTVEPATKVILLLAAIVADAGDRLDPPPAPLPARLGSDLHRLIADRDGVATEEQLDRILVAWTHLYGVLSFEVFGRLDLMIEARAEYFEHHMHLMADLAGLPA